In a single window of the Coffea eugenioides isolate CCC68of chromosome 3, Ceug_1.0, whole genome shotgun sequence genome:
- the LOC113765536 gene encoding uncharacterized protein LOC113765536: MRIHPLCSKRNMNMRDAFDSSVNGHALKKLRKLPHVFGKVLELPFGSDADVDVEDSHETIRFIAKVEIDGEDVANEVRAHAVEIHPGVTKIVVRKDEGDLDLLLDKLNIDTWRFRLPRSAQPALASAVFVDGELIITVPKGNSREFGDGRDVWLGDSRLVLVQ; encoded by the coding sequence ATGAGAATTCATCCTTTGTGCAGCAAGAGAAACATGAACATGAGGGATGCTTTTGATTCTTCAGTCAATGGACATGCCCTCAAGAAACTCAGGAAACTTCCTCATGTCTTTGGCAAGGTCCTAGAATTGCCCTTTGGGTCTGATGCTGATGTTGATGTTGAAGATAGTCATGAAACCATTCGCTTCATCGCAAAAGTTGAGATCGATGGCGAGGATGTTGCTAATGAAGTCAGGGCTCACGCCGTTGAGATTCACCCTGGGGTTACCAAGATTGTGGTGAGGAAGGACGAAGGAGATCTGGACTTGTTGCTGGACAAATTGAACATAGATACATGGCGTTTTAGGCTTCCGCGGTCAGCTCAGCCGGCCTTGGCTTCTGCGGTGTTTGTCGATGGAGAACTTATTATCACGGTGCCTAAAGGCAATTCTCGAGAGTTTGGTGATGGAAGGGACGTGTGGCTCGGTGACAGCCGGCTGGTTCTTGTTCAGTGA